ATTTATTCAATTACAGATGCGGGATATGGATAAAGTATTGCTATCGATGCATCCCTTTATATTCGTATGGTCTTTTACGTTATAACGTTTTTATTAGCCGCATATGACAAGCCTCATCTGCCAGGCGTCCACATGCGGGATCAGGAATTTCCGGTAAGGTCCATCAGCTCCTGATGCGTGTATAACAGTTTCCTTACATGCCATGTCGTACACCTTAATCTTTTCATTCTCTGTCCGCAACATTAGTTCAACGTCTTTGGCCGCATCGAAAGAAGCATTGCTAAAGGCGATCGCTATTTTACCATTTTCGGATTCACGTATCCACAGGTTTATCTTTTGGAAAGAAGCTATATAACCAGGCAACTTGTCTTTGGAGAGCCAGCGGAAAACGGATTTCATCTGAGAGCTTTTGGAGAGGTTTTCCATGAAAATCCAGGGATAATAGCCCGCCACACAAATGCGGCCACCAAGTGGATTTTCAAAAACGCCCATCGTACAATCCGCCACTTCCTTATCCGCATAGTCAATGAGCCCGGAAATAGGCTGTGCTGTTTTAGCGGTGGCTTTAAGTGCGCTGGCTGTCGACTTCCAGAATGATTGGCGGTTATCCCGCTCTCTTCCTGCAAAATTTCCATTTAATGGATGGTTGTTAAGCTTTTCTATACGATCAACAGTGGCGGTGTTGATGACTTCAAACCCGGTCAGATGCCCGAAATTCATCTCATTTAATTGCTGCAGCGTTTCTGTATCCATATATACACCTCCGGAAAGGATAGCTTCAATTTCTTTCCTGGAAAGGGCGTAAATACTATTCATTCCCAGGATGACAACGGAGGCAGATTTCCCTGAATAGGCAGCAGGCAGCCCTATATCATAAATTTCGTGCCTCGGAATTGGAGTACTGCCACTGAACCAGTTGCCACTATTGGGATTACATGCAATAAAGCTATCCTTATTCCAGAAAGTCTGAATACCGCTTATTCCCGCACGCCCAAGTGATCGGGTCATCAGATCAAAGAATGGTCTGGCCTGTTGCAACCGGGCAATGAGGGGTTCATATTCATCCAGTGGTTCATCGTAAAAGGAAAGAACATTGAATGCAGCACCGGTACAACCGGCGGCAATATGGGAGCAGGTTTCCAGCACCACCATCTCCGCAGCTTTTTTCAGGCGTTGATAGGGGAAATTCTCAATTTCGGAAGGAATAGCAAGTATTTGAGCCGGCAGTACGGAAACCTGTCTGCCGATATCGTGTGATTTTCCCACCAGTTCTGCTGTTGCATTATCCTGATAGTACCCGCCACCAGGGCGCCACATTACGGGGGAGTGACCGGGCCCGGCCAGTGTGGTGGCCCAGTTTTCAAAATCATATCCTTCATAAAAACGATCACCGGTCATAAACCCAAGCGGCATACCGGGATGGATGTCATGTACCGTTGTTTCAATAAGTTTAAATAGCCGGGTAATCGTATTCCGGTTATGTTGCAGCCATGTTTTCCGGAATTTTAGTTTCGTATTTATATCGCCTTCATTCATTGTTTTTTTCAACTGCTCCCGGGTATATTTTACACCCGTTTCCGTTTCGAAAACCGCTAAACAATTATGACAGAAACAAGTTTGAACAACCGGCATGTGACCCGCCAAACGAACATCATCATCTATCCAGATATAATCAGGATTCGCGCGTGCTGTCATTGTGTAGATAGCCCGGATATATTCCTGGAAACGCGTATCATTCGGGCAAAACGCCCCCCTGGAGACCTGTCCGTCAATATCTGTCAGATGGGTATAATTACCCTGTAGTGAATTGTCCAGGTTTTCTTCATGATGACCGATGGTAGTGAGGATATTGATACCTGATTTATATCCATTTTTACGTGCCTGTTCCATCCTGTCTTTAAAAATATCCATCCGCTGTTTGAATGTAGACAGGGGAAGCGGTGCATGTGTTGTAGAAGTAAAGAAAGTAATTTCGTCTGTTACGCCCTTGTATGTATTAAATAGGTCCAGTAACGCTGCATACCTTTTTTCAGGAAGCGATTGTTTAATGCCGATTCTGAAAGAAATGAATGACCTGTCAACCTGTGTATTCCATAATAGTGGTGTATGGCGCTGCCCGTATTCTAAACCGGTGGTTGCTGAAAAGAGGTCTAGCGGAAAGGCCGCACCGGCTAATGCAAGTCCTGAAAGCTTTAAAAAATCTTTTCTGGATGTACCCATAGTGAAACGTCTTTGTGCTATAAAAAATAATATTTAAAATATTCTCGGAAGACCTAATTGCGATTTTCCTGATGCATGATATTTGACAACTTCGTTGGCAGATGGATTTTCGCTGGTATGAGACCAGTCTGCCGTGTTTACACCTTCCGGAACAATTACAATGACTTCCCCTGGCTTGGTTTTTAGTGCTGCTATGTCTCCACTAACGGGGTAGTTAAGATTATTCAAACTGGATTTTGCAGTTGCTTTTGCCCATGGTAGCTTTATCCGGCAGGTTTCTCCCGATTTACTTTTAATACAGATCCATTGAACCTCTCCTGATTTAATTTCGGAAGAAACGATGAAGCCGCCCTGTGCATGCAACGTAAACCGTCCGGATTTATTAGCAGCAAAAGCAGGCGCTATCCTTACCACATCATCATGACTTTGGAGTAGTGATTCGTTCATTGCAGTAGCGAGTACCGACATGGATTCCATAGAGGTATGACGGAACGGCCACATTGGAAAAGGGAATCTTTCTTTTTCCGGTGCAGCTACATCCTTTACCATGTTTTTTCTGAAAAACAACTCGTTATCTTTTCTAATCTCACCTTCCATACCCCAATGGCCCCAGCCATTGCAGTAGATCTGCCACCGTTCCGGGAAATTGCTGAGATCAATCGCCAGATCATCTGCAAGGCCCAACCTGGCCATTACTATCGGAACAGGGTCCCATCCTGTGCATTCAGGGCCATATAAAAGGGTGGTAGTTACCATCGTTTTAAACAGGCTGTTATCTTTTTGAGATAACCCTATCAGGCCGGATGGGAAAACAGGTGAAGATGGAACGCTTGGGAATATGCCGTCCAGCAGCTTTAGTCCGTTTCTTTTACTAAGGGATGAATATGCCGGGTCATCTTCCGGAAAATAACCATATGCAGGATCGCCGATTTTAAAATAAGTATTGAGCCATTTTTTTTCTTTAATACCCCAACCGGCTGCGGTGATCCCGTCTGCAGGAACCGGACGCCCTTTATAAAGACCCCAGTTAATTTTATACCCCGCCCCTTCCGCGATGATTAGCCCTTCGGAAGCCTTTACAACAGGGAGTGGCGCCATATTCTTTAACATCTCTTCCCACTTCTTTGCCTCCGCGGTATGCTTGCCTGCTGCTTTCAGAGCTTGCAGTGCCGTTGAGAAAATGGCCATCCCATACGCCAGTTCAGTAAGACCATCTTTCAATTTTATCCAGCCTTCATAACCGGTACCTTCTTTAGCATGGTATAATCCATCACTTTCTTTTACAAAAAGTGATTCAAAAAATCTAGCCGCTTCAAGAATAAAGGGCAGGGCTTTTTCTTTAAGGAATATTGCGTCGTTTGTGTATTTATATTGCCGCCAAAAGTCTAATGCTATTTCAGCTACAGGGGTATGATTTTCTGATGTGTTAGGGGAATTATATCCGTTTCTGTTTGTAACATCCGCAATAAAGGCACCGGGAGCATGATATATATCCCGTGCATCCTTTTTTGCGTACGGCAGTGAATTAAACCTGTAATCCAGGTAAGGCTTTACAAGCTCGTGATAACCTGCGGCATTCAGCGGCCAGTAAAGCTGTTGTTGATTCCAGTGAAAATAATAGTTCCAGTTTTGTACATCCCGGTCCCATCCCCATAACCCGTTAATGAATCTACCGGGGTATTTACCGCCCTGTGAAGCGTTGGCATAGTACATGGTCAGGTGCCACAGATTATTTAAATAATCGTCCCCATAATCCATGAAGGAACAGTTCCAGATTGCTTTCCATGCGGCCAGGTGGTTACTGTGGAGGGAGCCGGCGTCTGTTTTCCGTACCTGTGATAACATCGCTTTGAATGTGGCTGTGGGTCCGTCTTCCGGAGATGTTACTGCAAACGCGAGCTGCGCCTCTTTTTTAGCATTGCCGCTCAGCGAAATAGTAGCATTCCTGGAATGCTCCCTTTGGTAATCTACTTTTAAGCCATTTGTTTTAATGACAGTTCCACCAACTGCGAATGTGCCACCTGACAACTTTTGCGTGATATAAACACTGTCATCATCTGCAAATGCTTCGGAGCCCGGCAGCCCGACAGCTGCATCCCGGTTGATCTGACTATACCAACCAGAGAAAGTTCTCGAACCAAAGCGTTCTACTGACACCTGCAACGGTACATTTTCATTTAAACTGCTTCCCAGTTCGCAGGAAAGTACGCCGGAGCTATGGTCTATGAAAGCTTTCAGATGCACCGTTCCGAATGGGCTGCTGCCATCAAGGCTCAGCGAAGCGCCGGCAAGATCCAGCCGACCTTTAAACCCGGAAAGATATAAGGTATTAAAAACCGGTAATTTGAAATCGATAATAATGCGGCAGGCATGTCTTAATGTAGTATAGTGATCCTCTTTTTCGTTCTTCCAGTTATTGGATGCATCAGGTTTTGCATCGTCCCACAGGTCACATTTGTTGACTGCAATAATTATTTTTGAATCTTCGCACCAGCACAGCGCACCCACATCCCCATTACCTAACGGGATGCCCTGCATAGGATCAACCGGAGGACTCAGGTATACCAGGTCGTACTGGGATATCCTCCCGGGCCATTGAATATCCCAGGTGCCTGTTTTCGGGTCAAAGGCTGATTTCAACCGCTGGGCTGCCAGGCGGTTTCCGGTAGAAAAAACGTGTAGTGGCAAGGCGGCTCCTGCTATGCTGAGACCTGCCAGTTTCAGAAATTCTTTTCGGGTAGTGATCATCATAAATTATTTTCTGTTAGAGCACTAAAAAAGTGTTACTGTTTTGCAGAAGCTTGCACGAATGAGGTGCCCTCCGGAAAATAGCTTTCATAAAATTCCTTCATCGGGCCATCGTACATGGCTACACGAATAGTACTCCAGGTGGCCTGATCACCGGTGGCGTAATAAAGGTATGTTTTGCCTGCTGTCTCAATCAGATCCACATCAGAGTTATTCTTTCCTTCTCCGGCACTGGCTTCCAATACAGGATTAAAGGGGCTAAGCTCCCAGTTGGACAGGTCTTTTGATCTTGCCATAAAAGATGTCCATTCCTGATGTTCGCCCTTGCCGGCATGCAGGTAGATCACATAATAATATGGCTTCAGATAACGGATCACCGGACATGCCGAGTATTCCCTTTTTTCGCCTGTAAATACAATGCCTGGTATCTTCTCCCATTTTGCTAGGTCTTTGGAGCGGGCAAATTTGAAACAAAATGCTACCGGCTTATCAGATTCATAAGCCATCAGGTAGCCTTCTTCATCCTTACACACGGAGGTATTAAATAAGTGCTCATCCCCTTCCGGCAGTATCACTTTTTCCTGTGTCCATGTTTTCAGGTCCGTTGTCACAAAACGGTCGATACCATTGGAGTTAATCACTTTACCGAAATCACTGAAATCCAAAGCGAAAACGTTTAATTCCGGACCGTTCACAATGGCGCTTACAAAAGAGTGGCCAGTACCAAAGCGGCTTACCTCTTCTCCTGTTTTCAGGTTTTCAATGTAGAGGTAAGCATCTTTACCTTTTGCATCGGCGCCTCCCGGTCTGTAATTGCCAACCAGCAGCAGGCTGGAATCAAAAAGTACCGGCGTATTTTCCATAGGCGTCCGGCCCGTTTGTGAAAACGCGAATGGCAACTTTGTGAGTTTTGGCTGCACTTGCACTGCCTCCGTATGATTATTTTGAGCGCAGGATGATAATGCGCAGATAACAAGCAAACAATAGTAAAAACGTGTGCAGTATTTCATCATGTCAGATCGGTTTAATGTGAATAGGGTGATGCATACAGTTATGCGCTGATATTGCTTCCCGGTGCTCAATAGCCGGGATTCTGTTCCAGTTTATCGTTATTATCCAGTTCGGATTGTGGGAACGGCCAGAGATACTGTCTTTGATCAAATACCAGGAAATTACCGCCTGCATCTTTGATCGTAGGTAGCAGTGTATGTGCAATGTGCCAGCGTTTCAGATCGAAATACCGTATACCTTCTATCGGAAATTCTATTTCTCTTTCGTGACGGATATAATCCCTTACCAGTTCTTTTGTTTTATATTTTGATTGATCGATGGAAGGCATATTTACACCAGGGCGGGATCTAACCTCGTTAATGGCACTATAAATGCTGGCATCCGGACCACTTGCTTCGTTCTGTGCTTCTGCATACATCAAAACAACGTCGGCATAACGGAGGAGTACAAAATCCCAATCATTACGATAAGCATTTGCATAGTTACCTTCAATGGAAGTATCAATATATTTCCGGTTTTGTACCCCGGTTGGATTAAAGGTAGCATACGTGTAGAACCCCGGCCAATCCTGACCCGGGAGCCTGATCGTGTAATAAAACCTGGGATCGCGCTTTGAAAAAGGATCAGCTGCATTGTATAACGGTGATTCCTTGATAGACTTTCCATCTATACATTCAAAGGCATCCATAAAATTCTGACGGTAGAATACGTGGGCGGTATATTCAATATTCATCCCGTAAGTACTATGTGCATCGGGACTAAGGTATTTGCAGGAAAACATTATTTCCGGGTTGTTTTTCTGTCCGGCTTTCAGGAACAGGTCCCGGTAATCATTACTGATACTGAATTTACCGGAAGTCATGATTTGTTTTGCCAGTGTAGCAGCTGCTTCCCATTTTTCCTGGTATAACAATACCCTGGTCTTTAGTGCCATAGCACTGCCTTTTACGGCATGCCCATCTGTATAGGCCTCATCCTGCAAATTGGAAATGGCAAAGTCCAGATCTTCTTCTATAAATTTGAAAACATCTGCGGCACTACTTTTGGCTACTTTAGCGGCATCTGCACTTTCCGGCGCTGTTTTATACAGTGGTACACCCCCAAAGCAATTTACCAGGTCAAAATACCATAACGCCCGCAGGAACTTTATTTCTCCTTTATACTGGTTCATTTTAGCTGCGCTGACAGAGGTCGCCTTGTCTACATTATCCAGGAAGAAATTACAGGAAGCAATGCCTTTATAACAGCTGTTATAAACAATGCTTACGGCTTCACTGCTGGTACTGATATTGCCAATGCTCATATCGGAGATACTGAGTAAGCCCCAATATACGTAGCCAACGTCACTTAGTCCGTCCAAATATCCCCTTTGATAATTTAAAGAACTTCCACCAAAGCCGCCACCTCTCAGCCGGTCGTAGCAGCCCGCT
The Chitinophaga sp. MM2321 DNA segment above includes these coding regions:
- a CDS encoding glycosyl hydrolase family 95 catalytic domain-containing protein, with translation MMITTRKEFLKLAGLSIAGAALPLHVFSTGNRLAAQRLKSAFDPKTGTWDIQWPGRISQYDLVYLSPPVDPMQGIPLGNGDVGALCWCEDSKIIIAVNKCDLWDDAKPDASNNWKNEKEDHYTTLRHACRIIIDFKLPVFNTLYLSGFKGRLDLAGASLSLDGSSPFGTVHLKAFIDHSSGVLSCELGSSLNENVPLQVSVERFGSRTFSGWYSQINRDAAVGLPGSEAFADDDSVYITQKLSGGTFAVGGTVIKTNGLKVDYQREHSRNATISLSGNAKKEAQLAFAVTSPEDGPTATFKAMLSQVRKTDAGSLHSNHLAAWKAIWNCSFMDYGDDYLNNLWHLTMYYANASQGGKYPGRFINGLWGWDRDVQNWNYYFHWNQQQLYWPLNAAGYHELVKPYLDYRFNSLPYAKKDARDIYHAPGAFIADVTNRNGYNSPNTSENHTPVAEIALDFWRQYKYTNDAIFLKEKALPFILEAARFFESLFVKESDGLYHAKEGTGYEGWIKLKDGLTELAYGMAIFSTALQALKAAGKHTAEAKKWEEMLKNMAPLPVVKASEGLIIAEGAGYKINWGLYKGRPVPADGITAAGWGIKEKKWLNTYFKIGDPAYGYFPEDDPAYSSLSKRNGLKLLDGIFPSVPSSPVFPSGLIGLSQKDNSLFKTMVTTTLLYGPECTGWDPVPIVMARLGLADDLAIDLSNFPERWQIYCNGWGHWGMEGEIRKDNELFFRKNMVKDVAAPEKERFPFPMWPFRHTSMESMSVLATAMNESLLQSHDDVVRIAPAFAANKSGRFTLHAQGGFIVSSEIKSGEVQWICIKSKSGETCRIKLPWAKATAKSSLNNLNYPVSGDIAALKTKPGEVIVIVPEGVNTADWSHTSENPSANEVVKYHASGKSQLGLPRIF
- a CDS encoding RagB/SusD family nutrient uptake outer membrane protein; the protein is MKKINMLKAAGAIIFLLICSACSKDLLNKNPLDKVSSETFWKSDVDVQMAVAGCYDRLRGGGFGGSSLNYQRGYLDGLSDVGYVYWGLLSISDMSIGNISTSSEAVSIVYNSCYKGIASCNFFLDNVDKATSVSAAKMNQYKGEIKFLRALWYFDLVNCFGGVPLYKTAPESADAAKVAKSSAADVFKFIEEDLDFAISNLQDEAYTDGHAVKGSAMALKTRVLLYQEKWEAAATLAKQIMTSGKFSISNDYRDLFLKAGQKNNPEIMFSCKYLSPDAHSTYGMNIEYTAHVFYRQNFMDAFECIDGKSIKESPLYNAADPFSKRDPRFYYTIRLPGQDWPGFYTYATFNPTGVQNRKYIDTSIEGNYANAYRNDWDFVLLRYADVVLMYAEAQNEASGPDASIYSAINEVRSRPGVNMPSIDQSKYKTKELVRDYIRHEREIEFPIEGIRYFDLKRWHIAHTLLPTIKDAGGNFLVFDQRQYLWPFPQSELDNNDKLEQNPGY